One genomic segment of Acidimicrobiia bacterium includes these proteins:
- a CDS encoding HIT family protein, with protein MSPNDPSCAFCRVVTGEAHAHVVLDEPLVVAFLDHRPLFPGHTLVVPRDHVATLTDLPAAQLAPYFGAVQRVAAALPGAVGAVGTFVAANNVVSQSVPHLHFHVVPRRPKDGLRGFFWPRGRYESEAEMAAVAAALRRRLQSG; from the coding sequence GTGAGCCCGAACGACCCGAGCTGCGCCTTCTGTCGCGTCGTCACCGGCGAGGCCCACGCCCACGTGGTGCTCGACGAGCCCCTCGTGGTGGCGTTCCTCGATCACCGGCCCCTCTTCCCCGGCCACACCCTCGTGGTGCCCCGCGACCACGTCGCGACCCTCACCGACCTGCCCGCGGCGCAGCTGGCCCCATACTTCGGCGCCGTCCAGCGCGTCGCCGCCGCCCTGCCGGGCGCGGTCGGGGCCGTCGGCACCTTCGTCGCCGCCAACAACGTCGTGAGCCAGAGCGTCCCCCACCTCCACTTCCACGTCGTGCCCCGCCGGCCGAAGGACGGGCTGCGGGGCTTCTTCTGGCCCCGCGGCCGCTACGAGAGCGAGGCCGAGATGGCCGCGGTCGCCGCCGCCCTCCGCCGCCGGTTGCAGTCCGGGTAG
- a CDS encoding MaoC family dehydratase, translated as MTVHDRPFGRYLEDFVVGDVYQHWPGKTITEYDDHLFCLITMNHHPLHLDAWYAEHETQFGKNVVVGNLVYSLVLGMSVPDVSGAAIANLEVEELKHARPTFHGDTIYAETRVLDVKESASKPDRGVVTVETRGFNQRGEEVCSFRRKVLVPRREAAPPRRRPYESPAGG; from the coding sequence ATGACGGTTCACGACCGGCCGTTCGGGCGGTACCTCGAGGACTTCGTCGTCGGCGACGTCTACCAGCACTGGCCCGGCAAGACGATCACCGAGTACGACGACCACCTCTTCTGCCTCATCACCATGAACCACCATCCGCTCCACCTCGACGCGTGGTACGCGGAGCACGAGACGCAGTTCGGCAAGAACGTGGTCGTCGGCAACCTCGTCTATTCGCTGGTGCTCGGGATGAGCGTCCCCGACGTCAGCGGCGCCGCCATCGCCAACCTTGAGGTCGAGGAGCTGAAGCACGCGCGGCCCACCTTCCACGGCGACACGATCTACGCCGAGACCCGGGTCCTCGACGTCAAGGAGTCGGCGAGCAAGCCCGACCGCGGGGTCGTCACCGTGGAGACGCGCGGCTTCAACCAGCGCGGTGAGGAGGTCTGCTCGTTCCGCCGCAAGGTGCTGGTGCCCCGACGGGAGGCCGCGCCGCCCCGGCGTCGCCCGTACGAGTCACCCGCCGGCGGGTGA